The window CGCCTGCGGCCAGGCGCTGCCCGCCGCGCCGGGTTATCCCCAACCGGGGCAACGGCCGGCCGATCCCCCGGTTTCGCCGGCCGAAGCGCTGCCTCAGCCGCGCCTACTCATCCTGCCCACCGGCGATGCGCTCATTCTCCCGCCGCACCAGGATACCTACGTCATCGGCCGCCTCGATCCCGTCAGCGGCAGCTTCCCCGATGTCGATCTGGTGCCGTTTGGCGGCGAAGAGGGCGGCGTGTCGCGCCGCCACGCCCAGATCAGTCGCCACGGCGACAAATACGCTATCGAAGACCTGAACTCGGTCAACTATACCTTCGTCAACAAACAGAAGATCGCCGTCGGCATGGCCCATGACCTGGCCGACGGGGATGAGATTCGGCTGGGCCGGGTCTTGATGCGCTTCAGAACCGGCTGAGACCGGCCGTCGCCCGCTGCCTGCCGGCTGGCGGCTTGTAAGGGGAATGGTGAATGGAACCCGTCTATTGCCCCAACGGACACCCAAATCGACCTGGAACCCGCATTTGCGCCATTTGTCTGGCCCTGCTGGAGCCGTCGGCCCCGGCTGCGCCACCATCGAAAAGCGCGCCGCGGCCTACCGCCCCGCCGCCGCGCCCCTCGGTCTCGCCCCCGCCGGCCTCACCCCAGCCGGCGCCACCGCGCCCGGTGGAGCCAATCGCCCAACCCGGCCCGCCACCCCCGGCCGCGCCCGCGCCGCGCCGCCGTGTCTGGCCCTGGTTAGTGGGTTGTCTGTTGCTTCTCGCTTTGGGTGTGGCCGCCGTGTTCCTGTTGGTATTGCCGCTGGCCCGCCTGTCCACCTCTACGACGAGCGCGACGCTGCCCACGGCGGCCGTGACCGCCGAAGCCGTGGAGCCGACGGCCGTCGAACCAACGGCGGCGGCCACGCTGACCACGCCGCCCGACACGGCCACCAGCCCCGCCGGGGAAACGGCCACGGATGAGCCGACGATC is drawn from Candidatus Promineifilum breve and contains these coding sequences:
- a CDS encoding FHA domain-containing protein, which codes for MSTNTCPNCNAPIVMGAAFCDNCGAPLNAVAPPVANTPDQCPNCGATVIVTDLFCDACGQALPAAPGYPQPGQRPADPPVSPAEALPQPRLLILPTGDALILPPHQDTYVIGRLDPVSGSFPDVDLVPFGGEEGGVSRRHAQISRHGDKYAIEDLNSVNYTFVNKQKIAVGMAHDLADGDEIRLGRVLMRFRTG